The region ACAAAGGTTAAACGCAAGGTACAGTCATCTGTTGAGGATATTGCCGATGACCTGATTAAACTGTATGCCGAACGGGAAGCCCGAAAAGGATATGCGTTTTCGGAGGATACCGAAATGCAGCGGGAATTTGAAGCTGCCTTTCCATACCAGGAAACAGAAGATCAATTGCGCTGTATTGAGGAAATCAAGCATGACATGGAGCGACAACGTCCGATGGATCGTCTGCTTTGCGGGGATGTTGGTTACGGGAAAACAGAAGTAGCCATACGTGCGGCGTTTAAGGCCGTTGCAGATGGTAAACAGGTGGCAATTCTGGTTCCGACTACTATTTTGGGTCAGCAGCATTATGAGACAATTCGCGAACGATTCCAGGATCATGCTGTTAATATTGGCCTGTTAAGTAGGTTCCGGACGAGAAAACAGCAGAAAGAAACAATTGAAGGTCTGAAAAAAGGTCTGGTTGATATCGTTATCGGGACACACCGGATTCTGTCCAAAGATGTGCAATATCGTGATTTGGGACTTTTGATTGTTGATGAGGAGCAGCGGTTTGGTGTAAAACACAAGGAAAAAATCAAGCAGCTGAAATCAAATGTTGATGTGCTTACACTTACCGCAACACCAATTCCGCGTACTCTCCATATGTCGATGCTTGGTGTTCGTGATTTGTCTGTCATTGAAACACCACCGGAAAACCGGTTTCCGATTCAAACATATGTAATGGATTACAATCCGATTTTTATGCGGGATGCGATTGAACGTGAAATGGCAAGAGGCGGCCAGGTATTTTTCCTGCATAATAGAGTGGAGAACATTGATAAGGCTGCCCGTGATTTAGGAATGCTTGTCGATGCACGGATAGCCGTGGCACATGGTCAAATGAATGAAACGGAGCTTGAAAATGTCATTTTTGCCTTTCTGGAAGGTGAGTTCGATGTTCTGGTAAGTACGACTATTATTGAAACAGGTGTTGATATTCCGAATGTAAATACGCTGATTGTCAATAATGCGGACCGGATGGGTCTAAGCCAGCTTTATCAGCTGCGTGGCCGTGTCGGGCGCTCTAACCGGGTTGCATACGCATATTTTACGTATCAGCGTGATAAGGTATTGACTGAAATTGCCGAGAAGCGCCTGGAAGCGATCAAGCAATTTACCGAGCTTGGTTCTGGATTCAAGATTGCCATGCGTGATTTATCCATCCGCGGCGCCGGAAATTTATTGGGTGCACAACAGCATGGTTTTATTGATTCCGTTGGTTTCGATATGTATTCACAAATGCTTAAGGATGCGATCGAAGCCCGGAAACACGGCAAAGAACTTGATGATATCAAGCCGTTTGAGCCGGAGTTAACTCTATCACTTGATGCATATCTGCCGGATACGTATATACAGGACGAGAAACAAAAGATTGATATGTATAAGCAGTTCCAGACCGTTGCCTCAGATGATGATGTGGAAGATTTGCAGGATGAATTGATTGACCGGTTTGGAGACTATCCGAGTGAGGTCGGGAATTTATTTATCGTTTCTTCGTTAAAACGTCATGCAAAAGAACAGCGGGTGGAGAGCATTCATGAAAAAAACAAAAAATTGGAGCTGCTTGTCGATGAAGGCAGGAGTCAGCAAATAGACGGTTCAAAGTTGTTTGAGCTTGCCAACTCCTTTGGCAGAGGATTTCAGCTTGGCACAGAAGGGAATAAACTGAAGGTAGTTTTTAAATGGACGCCGAATACAAAGCGTCAGCGTTACAATATTTTGGAAGAGTTTTTGGGTCAGATGGATCAAATAAACAGGGTTGAATAGAAAAATATGCTGTAATGTGTGTATAGTTATTCCCGGATGAATCATACTAAAGACCACAACTGGTGATTTTTGCACACGCAGGAATAAAGTGCATTTCACCAGATAGTCATCAGAGAAAGTGAGGCAACTTACAAATGAAGGCAACAGGAATTGTGCGTCGAATTGATGATTTGGGAAGGGTAGTAATTCCAAAAGAAATCAGACGAACCTTACGAATCCGCGAAGGTGATCCTTTGGAAATATTCGTTGACCGGGAAGGGGAAGTCATTTTAAAAAAATATTCGCCAATCAATGAACTCGGCAATTTCGCGAAGGAATATGCTGAGGCGTTGTTTGACTCCCTCCAGTTCCCGGTCCTTATTTGCGACAGGGATGAAATTATCGCTGTAGCAGGCGAATCAAAAAAAGATTACTTAAGTAAAAGTATTGGACAACAGCCTGAGAAAACGATGCAGGACAGGCTCCCGGTCTTTGAAACAGACAAGGCAACCATGGAATTGATTCAAAGCAAGGAAGACGAACTTGATTCGTATTGTATTAGTCCAATAATTGCAAATGGTGACGCAATAGGTTGTGTCATGATATTTTCAAAAGACGGGAAAAAGCTCAGTAATGTCGAGCAAAAAGCTGTTGAAACAGCATCAGGCTTTTTAGCCAAACAAATGGAATAGAAAATATACTTATTGCGAAAGCCGGTTGATTAAAACCGGTTTTTTTGCGTTGTGAAAAAACGCAGTCAGACCGGGGCCGCCGATAAAAGTGCTGAACCCGCTGATAAAAGTCGGATGCTGCCGATAAAAATGCCGCGCCCACCGAAGAAAAGCCCGCCGTATGATAAAATGAATTATGCTATAATGGACAAAAAGTTTACGGGAAAGGCGTTAGTCATGAATGGGAGCGATACCAATAAATTAGTAAAAGGTGCATTACTGCTGACGCTTGCCGGGGTAATCAGCAAGCTGTTAAGTGCCGGTTACCGGATCCCCTTGCAAAATTTAACAGGTGATGTCGGCTTTTATATTTATCAGCAGGTTTATCCGATTCTTGGTATAGCGCTGGTACTGTCACTGTATGGGTTTCCGTCGGCAGTTTCAGCAATGGCCGCAGCATATGGAACACGCGGCAGTGATACAGTTAAACAATTTTATATCCCTGTTTTCCTGCTGCTGTTTTCCGGATGTCTGGCCGTGTTCGTACTTCTGTTTTTTAATGCGGATTTGTTGGCGAATCTTGCAGGCGATAAAAGGCTTGAGCAGGTGTATAGAATTGCTTCGTTCGCTTTTTTACTGGTTCCGTTTTCTGCATTGCTCCGCGGAATTTTCCAGGGCAATCAGCAAATGAAACCGACAGCTCATTCGCAGGTTGGGGAGCAGTTTGTTCGGGTGTTTGTGATTATTGCTGCAGCGGTATACATCTATATACAAGAGGGAAATATGTATGTCATCGGACAGGCTGCTGCAGTTGCGGCGATGCTGGGTTCGGTTACGGCAGTTGTCATTTTGCTGTTGTTTATAAAAAAATATAAACCCGCGCCGGGGCATTTTGTTGATATTCCATGGCGTTATTATACAAAAACCCTGTTTATTCTTGGGACTGCCGCAGCTTTGAATCATATGGTTCTGATTCTTATTCAGCTTGCAGATGCGTTCACACTGGTGCCGGGGTTGATGGATAGCGGACTCAGCCAACTGGAGGCAATGAAAGCCAAGGGTGTATTTGACCGCGGGCAGCCGCTGATCCAGCTTGGCACGGTGCTGGGGTCTTCATTTGCGCTGGCTTTGATACCGGCAATTTCGAGGGAAAAGCTGACGGCAGCACCGGGAGCGTTTTATACATATGTACAACATGCGATTACAGTAAGTTTTTATTTGGCAGTCGGTGCTACGCTTGGGCTGATTGCGGTTTTCCCGGAAACGAACTCATTGCTTTTTCAAAATGATAAAGGAACGGACAGTTTGCGGGTGCTGTCCCTTTCCGTCATCCTTAGTTCGATTGCGATTACAGCGGCATCGATTCTGCAGGGGCTTGGATATATTAAACGGACGGCGGGATTTATTCTGATCGCTTTCATCATTAAATGTTCAGCCAATACGCTGCTTGTGCCGTTATTTGGTATTACCGGAGGAGCTGTTGCTACCGTGCTAAGTCTGTCAGTATTGACGCTGCTTCTTTTAGGGACAGTTAAACGGATGCTCCCCGGACTGCATGTTGAAAAACAGATTAATTGGACCGCATTAATTGTCGCAGCTTTCGGGATGCTTGCCTATCTGTCAGTCATAGACTTTCTTACCCCTGATATTGCATCACGCGGCGGTTTGCTTTTATATGTATTATTTATCGTTATCACTGGAGCTTTATTATATATTTTCTTGCTGTTAAGATTTCGGGCATTTACTGAAAAAGAACTGTCTATGCTGCCATTTGCAGGTTTCTGGATTCGATTGCATAAAGAGAGGGAGATAAAATGAGCCAAAGAATAGAAATTATCGGGTTGGGTGCTGGTGACCTTGATCAGCTGCCGCTCGGAATCTATAAAAAATTAATCCATACGGATTTACCGGTGTTTACTCGGACAGCCGATCATCCGTTGGTAAAAGGATTGGAAGAAGAAGGCGTCGTTTTTACTGCGCTTGACTATATCTATGAGTCTGCCGGGCAGTTTGATGAGGTGTACCGTACAATTTGTGAAACGCTGCTGGCCAAAGCTTCTGATTCACCAATTATTTATGCTGTTCCGGGTCATCCGATGCTAGCGGAGAAAACAGTTCAATTGCTGCTGGAACAACAGGAGGTACCAGTCGAAATTATCGGGGGTCAAAGCTATTTGGATGATTTATTTACCGCACTGCAAATTGATCCGATCGAAGGCTTTCAGTTTGTTGACGGCACCGGGTTTGTCCGAAATCAGCTGAATTATCGCAATCACCTTATTTTTTGTCAGGTTTATGACCGGTTTATTGCATCTGAGGTAAAATTAGCCCTCCTGGAAGATTTGCCGGCAGACTATTACGTATCCATTGTCGAAGCGGCCGGTACAAGCAGGGAAAAAATCGTGAGCATTCCATTGGAGGAGCTTGACCGGTCAATAAATGCAAATAATTTAACTTCGGTTTATGTTCCACCGGTCCCGGCAAACATGCTCCATCATACCCTTGACCAACTGCGGGAGGTTATTGCCGCGTTACGCAGTCCGGAAGGCTGTCCATGGGATAAAAAACAGACCCATGAAAGCCTTCGTGTCTATGCGATTGAAGAAGTGTATGAATTAATTGAAGCGATTGATCTGGAAGATGACGAAGGAATTATAGAAGAACTCGGTGATGTTTTGCTCCAGGTCATGCTGCACAGTCAAATTGGTGAGGATGACGGATACTTTACGGTTGATGATGTTATTCGCTCTATTACGGATAAAATGATTCATCGGCACCCACACGTGTTTGGGGAAGTAACAATGGAATCAGCAGATGAAGTTGTACAGTCATGGGATGCCTTAAAGCAACAGGAAAAAAGCGGTACCCGTAATTCGCTGCTTGATGGTATTCCGAATGGACTGCCCGCTTTGGCGAAAGCAGCCAAGCTTCAGAAAAAAGCAGGAAAAGCCGGATTTGAATGGGATGACGCAGCCGATATTTGGGAGAAACTGCGTGAAGAGCTGGATGAGGTGCATGCTGCTGTTGACAACGAAGATGAAACGAATATCACTGAGGAGCTTGGCGATGTATTATTTGTGCTGGCCAACATATCCAGGTATTATAAAGTCAATCCGGAACTTGCCCTGAATCAGGCAAACAGGAAATTCAGATCCCGTTTTACGTATATTGAAGAGCAGCTTAACGAACAGGAAAAAAATATATACCAAACCTCTCTGGAAGAAATGGACTATTATTGGAATCAAGCAAAAAGAAAAGAGTGATTATTTGCGACTGGATAAATTTTTAAAGATATCAAGGCTGATTAAGCGCCGCACATTGGCAAAAGAAGTGGCTGATCAGGGGCGTATTACCATCAATGGAAACAAGGCAAAGGCTTCATCAACTGTAGAGGTTGGTGATGAGCTGATCATTAAGTTTGGCCAAAAGGTAGTGACCCTTGAGATTAAAGCACTGAAAGAGGCAGTAAAAAAGGATGAGGCTGACATGCTTTATCACGTTGTAAACGAAGAGAAAGTTACCAAATAAAGTTCTATACCTGTCCCTTTTTTCATAATGTAATAATGATAAGGAGGGACAAGTATATGAATTATTATGAGAAGGAAACTGTCCAGCGTGTGCAGCAGCAGGATCATGCTGTTAAAATTGATAACCGCAAAAACATGGAGATAACCGGTGTAAAAGAAGTCGACAGCTTTGACAATGAAGAGTTTTTACTGGAAACCGTGATGGGATATCTGATTGTACGGGGGCAGAATCTGCAGCTGAAAAACCTTGATGTTGGTGATGGCAATGTTACCATAAAGGGTAAAAT is a window of Virgibacillus ihumii DNA encoding:
- the mfd gene encoding transcription-repair coupling factor produces the protein MKGIHDFLQSKEDIESIIDGISGGLNEQMVAGLSGSARSLLVSVLNESVKKPILLVTHQLAQAQQLYDDLVELAGEEDVHLYPVNELIASEIAIASPELKSQRIEALTAWSQKKRGILIAPVAALKRILPPTNYWSNYQLDFRYGEEIHLEDYLASLVDMGYERTEMVSAPGEFSRRGGIIDIYPVTETHPVRIELFGEEIDSIRFFDVESQRSLDKQTEVTVGPADELLLTEEDLVSAAQRIEEALGASLKKLKSNEAKEALVDVIGQDIERMKNLEHFQEMYKYIGFLYEHPASLLDYLPEDGLVVMDEMSRVHETALNLDTEEAEWYSNLLETNKMVRNSWFSFNWNEVQENMQQQRLYMSVFLRHIPNTQPQNIVNLSARAMQEFHGQMNLFKNELNRWEKGDFSVIILAPNEKRAEKIHSIFLDYDIESVVMKDPEFPASMPVITAGNLSSGIEFPMHKLVIITENELFKSKTKRPRKKQKLSNAERIKNYQELKVGDYVVHASHGIGKYLGIETLEVNGLHKDYMLIKYSGDDKLFVPIDQIDLVQKFVGSEGKEPKLYKLGGSEWTKVKRKVQSSVEDIADDLIKLYAEREARKGYAFSEDTEMQREFEAAFPYQETEDQLRCIEEIKHDMERQRPMDRLLCGDVGYGKTEVAIRAAFKAVADGKQVAILVPTTILGQQHYETIRERFQDHAVNIGLLSRFRTRKQQKETIEGLKKGLVDIVIGTHRILSKDVQYRDLGLLIVDEEQRFGVKHKEKIKQLKSNVDVLTLTATPIPRTLHMSMLGVRDLSVIETPPENRFPIQTYVMDYNPIFMRDAIEREMARGGQVFFLHNRVENIDKAARDLGMLVDARIAVAHGQMNETELENVIFAFLEGEFDVLVSTTIIETGVDIPNVNTLIVNNADRMGLSQLYQLRGRVGRSNRVAYAYFTYQRDKVLTEIAEKRLEAIKQFTELGSGFKIAMRDLSIRGAGNLLGAQQHGFIDSVGFDMYSQMLKDAIEARKHGKELDDIKPFEPELTLSLDAYLPDTYIQDEKQKIDMYKQFQTVASDDDVEDLQDELIDRFGDYPSEVGNLFIVSSLKRHAKEQRVESIHEKNKKLELLVDEGRSQQIDGSKLFELANSFGRGFQLGTEGNKLKVVFKWTPNTKRQRYNILEEFLGQMDQINRVE
- the spoVT gene encoding stage V sporulation protein T translates to MKATGIVRRIDDLGRVVIPKEIRRTLRIREGDPLEIFVDREGEVILKKYSPINELGNFAKEYAEALFDSLQFPVLICDRDEIIAVAGESKKDYLSKSIGQQPEKTMQDRLPVFETDKATMELIQSKEDELDSYCISPIIANGDAIGCVMIFSKDGKKLSNVEQKAVETASGFLAKQME
- a CDS encoding putative polysaccharide biosynthesis protein; protein product: MKKRSQTGAADKSAEPADKSRMLPIKMPRPPKKSPPYDKMNYAIMDKKFTGKALVMNGSDTNKLVKGALLLTLAGVISKLLSAGYRIPLQNLTGDVGFYIYQQVYPILGIALVLSLYGFPSAVSAMAAAYGTRGSDTVKQFYIPVFLLLFSGCLAVFVLLFFNADLLANLAGDKRLEQVYRIASFAFLLVPFSALLRGIFQGNQQMKPTAHSQVGEQFVRVFVIIAAAVYIYIQEGNMYVIGQAAAVAAMLGSVTAVVILLLFIKKYKPAPGHFVDIPWRYYTKTLFILGTAAALNHMVLILIQLADAFTLVPGLMDSGLSQLEAMKAKGVFDRGQPLIQLGTVLGSSFALALIPAISREKLTAAPGAFYTYVQHAITVSFYLAVGATLGLIAVFPETNSLLFQNDKGTDSLRVLSLSVILSSIAITAASILQGLGYIKRTAGFILIAFIIKCSANTLLVPLFGITGGAVATVLSLSVLTLLLLGTVKRMLPGLHVEKQINWTALIVAAFGMLAYLSVIDFLTPDIASRGGLLLYVLFIVITGALLYIFLLLRFRAFTEKELSMLPFAGFWIRLHKEREIK
- the mazG gene encoding nucleoside triphosphate pyrophosphohydrolase; this translates as MSQRIEIIGLGAGDLDQLPLGIYKKLIHTDLPVFTRTADHPLVKGLEEEGVVFTALDYIYESAGQFDEVYRTICETLLAKASDSPIIYAVPGHPMLAEKTVQLLLEQQEVPVEIIGGQSYLDDLFTALQIDPIEGFQFVDGTGFVRNQLNYRNHLIFCQVYDRFIASEVKLALLEDLPADYYVSIVEAAGTSREKIVSIPLEELDRSINANNLTSVYVPPVPANMLHHTLDQLREVIAALRSPEGCPWDKKQTHESLRVYAIEEVYELIEAIDLEDDEGIIEELGDVLLQVMLHSQIGEDDGYFTVDDVIRSITDKMIHRHPHVFGEVTMESADEVVQSWDALKQQEKSGTRNSLLDGIPNGLPALAKAAKLQKKAGKAGFEWDDAADIWEKLREELDEVHAAVDNEDETNITEELGDVLFVLANISRYYKVNPELALNQANRKFRSRFTYIEEQLNEQEKNIYQTSLEEMDYYWNQAKRKE
- a CDS encoding RNA-binding S4 domain-containing protein → MRLDKFLKISRLIKRRTLAKEVADQGRITINGNKAKASSTVEVGDELIIKFGQKVVTLEIKALKEAVKKDEADMLYHVVNEEKVTK
- the yabP gene encoding sporulation protein YabP, with translation MNYYEKETVQRVQQQDHAVKIDNRKNMEITGVKEVDSFDNEEFLLETVMGYLIVRGQNLQLKNLDVGDGNVTIKGKIYELSYVDEHSQEKAKGFFSKLFK